The following is a genomic window from Patescibacteria group bacterium.
ACAACCAAAGGAGAATTTACTTCTATTTCAGACTGAGCGCTAATATCTTGATTTAAGAAAGGCAAAAAAGAAACAAAATAAAAAACAAAAATAAATATTAGAGGAAAAATTTTATTATTTGTTTTCATTTTAAAAAATTATTTAGCTCTATAAATTTTTTCTCTGATTGATTTCAAGGCTTTTTGCGAGTCTATGTCTTCATCATTATAAATTTTGTCAAACATTTCTTGAAAAACTATTTCAATATAATTAAATTTTTTATATCCGTGCCAACAATCCGCCGTAAGAACTTGATCAACAAACGGCTTTATCCGCAAATCGCTCTTCTGCTCTTCTATTAAGCTCCTTAAAGCTGTCGGTCTGTTTGTCTTTTTTAAATATTTTTTAACATTTTCTTTCTCGCTCATAAAAAGAATAAAATTCCACGCCTCACTTGCATGTTCACTTCTTTTAAAAACAGTATGTGTCCAATAATTAGCATAATTTACCGGATTGCCAAGATTAACCTGAGGTATAGGCGCTATTTTGAAATCTAATGCTGGAGCTTTTGATTGAAGCAACGGGATATGATAAGAATATCCAAAAAAGAAAGCTACTTTCCCTTGGGCAAAAGCATCCAAAGAATTTGGCATATCATTGTTCCATGAATAAACTTCACGTTCAGGAGAAGCAAAATCCAAATAAAAATTTAAAGCCTCTAAAGTCCTTTGGAAATAATTTTTGCTAGTTAGAGAATCTAAATTAACGCCATTCTGCAACATTAACAAAGATAATATATCTAATGGTCTTTCTATATTATCAAAAGTTCCCATGGCTGTTCCTGATTGAATTATTTCACGATTCACGTCATACTTGGTTAATATTCTGACGTCTTCTGAAAATTCATCCCAATCTGCTGGAGGAAAAACTATATTTGCGCTATCTAGCAAATCTCTATTATAAAACAATACTAGAGTATCTAAAAATAAAGGTAAAGCGTAAATCTGGCTCTTGCCTTTTTCATCCTTGAAAACAACATCATAATACACAGCGTCAACATAATCATTCTTTATATCGCTTACTAATGGGCTTGTGTTTTTTTTGTTTTCTATAACTTGCTCTGTCGCCCTCTCGCATCCAGGCAATGGAGGCTTATAAGACACATACGGCAATTCAATCTCTTTAGGCAAATAAGCTATTTTATTTTTATATTTGGCTGTCCATGTGTTATGAATAGAAAAAATATCAGGCCCCTTGCCTTCAACCCACGCGTTTAAAAGTGCGTTTTCATATTCTT
Proteins encoded in this region:
- a CDS encoding extracellular solute-binding protein translates to MKFFKTNLKFKILLLVLALLLTSGFQCKCVSFEVREKLNPVTLEFWGVWDNSDVFKNIISEYNKIHPNISIQYKKLRYEEYENALLNAWVEGKGPDIFSIHNTWTAKYKNKIAYLPKEIELPYVSYKPPLPGCERATEQVIENKKNTSPLVSDIKNDYVDAVYYDVVFKDEKGKSQIYALPLFLDTLVLFYNRDLLDSANIVFPPADWDEFSEDVRILTKYDVNREIIQSGTAMGTFDNIERPLDILSLLMLQNGVNLDSLTSKNYFQRTLEALNFYLDFASPEREVYSWNNDMPNSLDAFAQGKVAFFFGYSYHIPLLQSKAPALDFKIAPIPQVNLGNPVNYANYWTHTVFKRSEHASEAWNFILFMSEKENVKKYLKKTNRPTALRSLIEEQKSDLRIKPFVDQVLTADCWHGYKKFNYIEIVFQEMFDKIYNDEDIDSQKALKSIREKIYRAK